One window of ANME-2 cluster archaeon genomic DNA carries:
- a CDS encoding glucoamylase gives MDLKEAEKLYTNCMKILIENQHPNGGFYASPPGTRYPFIYPRDHSICILGTVSAGLLPEAKKGLEFMLAAQKPSGEFSQRYDVDGNDTSYKDLQIDGNGLTLYALNKYLKATGGMFFESLADRAFCEQYWEAIERAVNFILQNKNEEVNLIHTINSIHEYPAYEHGFEIYANSTCCAGLFGAVEIGEALGKDVGEWRLQAEQVREAILERLYSPRRRSFIKCIRVKYKSSNPIGYDAYASSVIDVDAVEYAPALFGLIDEHDLRNVNTVKRIDKLLWDEELGGLNRYPELWDRNNGGYGPWLHFTCQLSNHYTAVNDRDMAEKYLDWVISMAHDYMLPEHISTVERFEMWLEDYTNARILRDSKITMIEQIRAHPKWKEGFAYVIMPLIWPHAEFIIAYNNYKTKFLTKS, from the coding sequence ATGGACCTTAAGGAGGCCGAGAAGCTTTACACGAACTGTATGAAGATCCTTATCGAAAACCAGCACCCCAATGGTGGGTTCTATGCCAGCCCGCCCGGGACCAGGTATCCTTTCATCTACCCCCGTGATCATTCCATCTGCATTCTCGGTACTGTCTCGGCAGGATTACTCCCCGAAGCGAAAAAAGGACTTGAATTCATGCTTGCCGCCCAGAAACCTTCTGGCGAGTTCAGCCAGCGGTATGATGTGGACGGGAACGATACCAGTTACAAGGATTTGCAGATCGATGGTAACGGCCTTACCCTCTATGCCCTGAACAAGTATCTCAAGGCCACTGGCGGTATGTTCTTTGAAAGCCTTGCCGACCGGGCATTTTGCGAACAGTACTGGGAAGCTATTGAAAGAGCAGTTAATTTCATATTACAAAATAAAAACGAAGAAGTCAACCTGATCCACACCATCAACAGTATCCATGAATACCCTGCATATGAACATGGATTTGAGATATATGCCAATTCCACCTGCTGTGCCGGACTTTTCGGAGCCGTGGAGATAGGAGAGGCTTTGGGCAAAGATGTGGGGGAATGGCGTCTACAGGCCGAGCAGGTCAGGGAGGCAATTCTTGAGCGGCTGTACAGTCCAAGGCGCAGGTCGTTCATTAAATGCATCAGAGTGAAATACAAAAGCAGTAATCCGATCGGGTACGATGCCTATGCATCCAGTGTTATCGATGTGGATGCTGTTGAATATGCTCCTGCATTGTTCGGTCTCATCGATGAACATGACCTGAGAAATGTAAACACGGTAAAGCGCATCGATAAATTACTGTGGGATGAAGAACTGGGAGGGTTGAACCGGTATCCTGAACTCTGGGACCGCAACAATGGAGGGTATGGGCCATGGCTCCATTTTACCTGCCAGCTTTCCAACCATTACACGGCAGTGAATGACCGGGACATGGCAGAGAAATACCTGGATTGGGTAATAAGTATGGCTCATGATTACATGCTACCGGAACATATCTCAACAGTTGAGCGGTTCGAAATGTGGCTGGAAGATTATACCAATGCCAGGATATTACGGGACAGTAAAATTACAATGATAGAACAGATCAGAGCACATCCTAAATGGAAAGAAGGATTCGCTTATGTTATTATGCCCCTCATCTGGCCCCATGCAGAGTTCATCATAGCATATAATAACTATAAGACAAAATTTTTAACTAAATCCTGA
- a CDS encoding glucosyl-3-phosphoglycerate synthase: protein MDFRQEWITTIHDFRIDEQTIIASLEELKDERPMTLLIPMFYDEIQGISLNTIIDRINESTYLNRVIIALAADDEHKYVEVKEFFSRLMIPHTIVWCNGPTVMHIIDELKEKGLDITTFAGKGKDTWIALGVASLDSYAIAMHDADIVSYSKLLPAKLFYPIVEPELSFFFNKGYYARIDMEKLIMYGRVYRLLLSPLLNALLEKTKYSSNFLKYMCAFKYPLSGEFGMTSDLAMNIRIPGDWGLEVGLLAEVYKGAALKRISQVDLEFYEHKHRAIGTDSDEGILKMIKDITKTIFRNLVEVDGIDINEAFLQSSIVLFKRTAQDRIRQYHADALCNGLNYSRHAEECMVEEFSRIVLISGKEYIDNPTGLLLPDWKRAISAMPDTREKLKDAALHDYNTYR from the coding sequence ATGGATTTTAGGCAGGAATGGATAACAACTATCCATGATTTCAGGATAGACGAACAGACTATCATAGCATCACTCGAGGAATTGAAAGATGAGCGTCCTATGACGTTATTGATACCGATGTTCTATGACGAGATACAGGGAATCAGTCTGAATACGATTATTGACCGCATTAATGAATCGACCTATCTGAACAGGGTTATCATTGCTCTTGCAGCAGATGATGAACATAAATATGTTGAAGTCAAGGAATTCTTTTCCAGGTTAATGATACCTCATACAATTGTGTGGTGTAATGGCCCCACGGTAATGCATATTATCGATGAACTGAAAGAGAAGGGGCTTGACATCACCACGTTTGCCGGGAAAGGCAAAGACACCTGGATAGCATTGGGAGTGGCAAGCCTTGATAGTTATGCCATAGCCATGCATGATGCTGACATCGTATCATATTCAAAATTACTTCCTGCAAAATTGTTCTATCCTATTGTAGAACCAGAGCTCAGTTTCTTTTTCAATAAAGGCTACTACGCAAGAATTGACATGGAAAAACTGATAATGTACGGCCGGGTCTACAGGCTTTTGCTCAGTCCCTTGCTCAATGCATTACTGGAAAAAACGAAATATAGTTCGAATTTTTTAAAGTATATGTGCGCGTTTAAATATCCACTATCAGGAGAGTTCGGTATGACTTCGGACCTTGCCATGAATATACGTATTCCTGGTGATTGGGGGCTTGAGGTAGGACTGCTTGCCGAAGTTTACAAGGGTGCTGCGCTTAAGCGGATATCCCAGGTTGACCTGGAATTCTACGAACACAAACACCGCGCGATTGGGACCGATTCTGATGAAGGTATCCTGAAGATGATAAAGGATATCACCAAGACCATATTCCGCAACCTTGTGGAGGTTGATGGGATAGATATTAACGAAGCATTCCTGCAAAGCTCCATTGTGCTGTTCAAACGTACCGCTCAGGACCGCATACGGCAGTATCATGCCGATGCCCTGTGTAACGGTTTGAATTACAGCAGGCATGCAGAAGAATGCATGGTAGAGGAATTTTCCAGGATTGTGCTTATTTCAGGGAAAGAATACATAGATAACCCCACGGGACTACTGCTCCCTGACTGGAAAAGAGCCATATCTGCCATGCCGGATACCAGGGAAAAATTGAAAGACGCTGCCCTGCATGACTACAATACGTACCGATAA
- a CDS encoding HAD-IIB family hydrolase: MPEPEYVIYTDMDGTLIDHDTYSYQAALPALDLIRKKHIPLVFCTSKTRAELEVYCKELELYHPLISENGGAIFIPEDYFDLPYEYDKISDHYRVIELGVKYDILEKTLKEVCTDIQCEAVGFGDMDVDEVCTDTGLSAEAAALAKRRDYDEAFRVLSPAPKGDELVREIVRRGFNCTRGGRYYHIMGNNDKGRAVEILTGLYRRTWPGIRTIGIGDSLNDLPMLKAVDIAILVQKPGGIYDPDVTHPGIKKGDGIGPEGWNRELINILR; this comes from the coding sequence ATGCCTGAGCCTGAATACGTCATATATACTGACATGGATGGCACGCTGATAGACCATGATACGTATTCATATCAAGCAGCTCTCCCGGCTCTTGACCTGATACGTAAAAAGCATATTCCTCTGGTGTTTTGCACCAGCAAGACAAGGGCAGAACTTGAAGTCTATTGCAAAGAACTGGAACTATACCATCCGTTAATATCTGAGAACGGCGGCGCCATATTTATTCCTGAGGATTATTTTGATCTTCCTTACGAATACGATAAAATATCTGACCATTACAGGGTCATCGAACTTGGCGTGAAATATGACATCCTTGAGAAGACCTTAAAAGAAGTATGCACCGATATTCAGTGCGAAGCCGTAGGTTTCGGGGACATGGATGTTGACGAAGTGTGCACAGATACAGGACTCAGTGCAGAAGCTGCAGCCCTGGCCAAACGCCGTGACTATGACGAAGCTTTCAGGGTTTTGAGTCCTGCACCAAAAGGTGACGAACTGGTAAGGGAGATTGTCAGGCGGGGATTTAACTGTACCAGGGGTGGACGGTATTACCATATTATGGGCAACAACGATAAAGGGCGAGCAGTGGAGATATTGACCGGCCTGTACCGCCGCACGTGGCCGGGGATCAGGACTATAGGTATTGGTGACAGCCTGAATGACCTGCCTATGTTAAAAGCAGTTGATATTGCCATACTGGTGCAAAAACCAGGTGGTATCTATGACCCGGACGTCACACATCCAGGGATCAAAAAAGGAGATGGTATTGGTCCTGAAGGATGGAACAGGGAACTTATTAATATTCTAAGATGA